GTGCTCCGAGGGATGCTTCCCGGGAGGAGCCAGCCCCCTGGCCATGCGGAGCAGGTCTGAAAGGCCATAGAGTGCCAGCAAAGGAAAGCGGCAAAGATGCTGAAGGCAAAAAtctggcagccctgcctgcaaaCCCAGCCCGGCTGCCCCACACCCGGCAAGGCTGTGCAAAACCCGTGTGTCTGCGGGACAGCCGAGGGGGAAGCCGAGGGGGACACCGGCTGTTGGCAGGagagggggagcagaggggggcAGAGGTACCATCATCTCCgggatgctgctgcctctgAGCTGGTTGagcaggagggatggatggGGCCGCTGGGAGGGAAGGCAAGCGGGAACTGCTGGCGGGAGCCCGGGAGGCTCGATGGGGACGTGCTGGTTCCCGTGTTGGATGGCAGCAGCCTGGCCTCGACGgctgagcccgcagcccccccaaaatGCCTCGGCTCTGCCACAGAgctgtcccctgcagcagccagccccacgACCGACCCCAGCCAGGAGTGGAAAGTGGTGAAGATCCAGCGGGTCCTCATCAACCCTGCCGGTGAGCCGAGGAAAGCGGGTAAGAGAAACCCCCTTTGGCCACCATCCTGCACCCCGAAAAGCACTGCTGTTATCCCAGTGCCGAGGCTGCCGCTGCCCGGCACAGCAGTGGGAACGCCTGGCTCTTCTCAGGGCAGGACCTCTGAGGGGTTAGAGGTCCCAGgctcccagctgagctgctgggacTTTTTCAGCTTGAGATGATCTCTCTGGCCTTAAAAATAAGGAGGAATCTGTGGCTTTTCTCAGGAGGGGGGTGGGAAGGCAGCGGGTGGGTTCCTGCGGTCTCCAAGAGCTCGACTGAACCCCGAGTGGGGCATGAGCAGGGTGGGCTTCCCAGCCCTCTCCCCGGCCTTGGTGCTCAGAGGGACCCTGCCAAAAAGGGGCTGATCAGGGCCAGCTCCTGGGGTGCTGCCTGGGACAGGGGCATGTCTCCCCAGTCGGTCAGGGCAGGGATGCCCAACCATTTGTTATGTGGCTTGGGGCTGTCTCTCTTTCAGCCACTAGTTTAAAAATGAAGCGCTTTGTTTCAGGCTGGTTGGTTCCTACAATGCTCTCTGCCATCGCCTCGCTTTGCAGCCCTGTTTCACAGCAGTTCCCCTCTGTGACTGTCCCTTCAGCCACGGTGACACAAATACAGGCACATATCTAGGGTTACTGCAGACCTCCCCACCCGGGGAGATGCTCCTGCAGGATTAGACTCATCCTCTTACAGGCATTGGACCCATTTTTAAACTCCGCTTCCACCCTTCTTTCTATTTTGCTCCTGCCCAGCTGTTATCTCAGCTGCCATGCGGCGCCGGGGCAGGTGTGTCGCTGTCCCCATGGGATGGTGTTATCGGATGCGTGCTCTGCTCAGAGCCTGGTTTTCCCCAGGATGGGGAGGGAcggggctggctggggatgCTTGACATGAACCAGGTGTCCAGAATCCATCCCATGCCTTTTTGGGGTGTCAGATGCCTTCAAAACCAGTGGCTCCCTGGATGGGAAAGGGCCGGGAAGCTCAGCCAAGCCCTTTGGCTcgctgctgccccagcagctcccctggcCGTACAGGCGTCGTGTTTCAGGGCTCAGCACACAAACCAGATGGACCCAAATAGTCTTCCCATTCCTCACTCTGCTCTGGGATGGCAGATCCGCAGTGGGGAAAGGTCAGGCCTGAATCCGTCCAGGCTCAGCATTTTCCTAACCTGCGCCGCCATCCAGCACTTTTGCTGCCAGCCTGGAATTTTAAAGTAACTCAACAGGTTTGTTGGAAAGAGTTTGTCTGTCCCgtttcctccccctccaagTGAGATCACCACCAGCCACTGCCTGCAGGACCCGTCAGACTTTCCAGAGCCTCCGGGCAGGATGTCACTGAGGGTCCTGAGCGCTGGCAGCAGCGCCGGGACCTTGCGAAAACCCTGCAGGTTTGTGAAGGAGAGGTTTGGTTCAGAGCAGGGACGGcggcagaggagggaggggcAGGTCCCCGCGCAGGTGGCATCggggctgcctctgcagcagggtGTTTGCAAGAGCATCCCCGGGAGTTGTTGGGgatttcctcttcttcctcttagCTGCCTAGGGGTACAggagccccccaccccacgcaGCTCCTGCAAGAGAAAGGGGAGCATCCATCCGCACCCAAAATTGTGCAGGGGTGGCCCTGTGAGCTGGGAGCAAAGCCCCCGCGAGTGGTGCGGACTCACCCAGGCAGGTCCCGGGTGCTCCTTTGGTCCCCATCCAGCAGCCCAAGGCCAGGCTGGGTGCTCCCAAATATCCGGCACAGCGGCCCGGGCTGGTTGGCACCTcttggggcaggctggggagtGCAGGAGCCCCGGGTAGAGGCAGAGGCTGGGAGATGCAGGAGGCAGGACTGGTTTCTCTGTCTGGTGTGCAAATAAACGGAAGGTTTCGCTCCCTGGGGGCTGCCGAGCCAGCACCAGTCTCCctcaaaaaccagaaaagcacaaaaaagcaaagaggggcaggaagaaaggaaattagaaaggcaaaaaataagGCCAAGAGCTCATCCTGTGGTGTGGACAGGCGCAGGAAGGGGGTAAGGCTGGACCCATCCGCAGCGGTGCCtgggagctctgcagccccagcgGGAGTAGGGTGGTGAGGTGGGAGGCGATGCTGGCTCCCCAGGAATCATCTTGCCCAGGGCTGCGGTCTCCCCGTCACTGGGACCAGACCACCCCTGGCAGAGGGCTTTCGGTGCTCTTCCCAGGGGCTCCCCACGGCGGTGACACCAGTGCTGGATTCTTGCCCTGCTCCAAATGTCCCGACTCCGTAGGCACTGGGGGAGCCGACAGCAAGGGGaggccctgcttccctgccaGCATCTGAAACGTAAGGTGCCGCAGgtccccagcagtgctgggaagagggaaagggggTGAGGGCTGGGGTAGGGGGGTGAGCAGGGCTGGGTCAAGAGGATGTGCGCGGCAGGGATAAGGGGGATGCACTGGGTGGGGTAAGGGGGATGCTCCGGGATGGGATAAGGGGATGCGCAGGGGTGGGTAAGGGGATGCCCCGGCTGCTCTCACCCGGGCAGCGGGCTCAGGGCAAACCCAGCCGGGACGGGAAGCGGCGGGGAGGAGCCGCcgggggcagccggggcggcggggcggctgCCGGTGCCGCCGGGGAGCGGGACCCGTCCCGTCCGGtcgggcgggcggggcgggcaggggcagggcaggcgGGACCCGccaccccccggccccgcccccgcccgccgccccccccccccccccgggcccgcTCCGAGGGCGGAGCTGCCGCAACTTTCCtgcccgccgcctcctccccggTGCAGTCGGGCTGcgaggggcggcggcggcaccggcaccgcgggtagggccggggctggggaggcgGTGGCTGCCCCcgggcggggccgcggggccggggcggccggggcAGGGACCGGAGGGTCGGGGGGGTGCGAGTGCAGAagcggggtgtgggggggtggggggtcgGAGCGCAgaggggggtggcgggggggggggtgtgctggGATCTGGGGATGTCCGGAGGTGCCGAGGGCCGACAGTGCACggcggggtgctgggggtaCACAGGGCGTCCGGGGGTGCATGGGGGTCCGGGAGTGCACGCCCGGAACGCCCCGTGGGGTGCCGATGGTGGGCGAGGGGCCGGCGAGTGGAGCCGCACGTAGCCCGGGGGCAGGCGAGGGCTGAGCGGGGTTTCTCTCTACAGAAATTGGCCGGGCGGGTGTCGGTTTCGGGGCTCGGGGCATGGGAGGCACAGccgggggacgtggggggacgTGGAGGTCCCCCCCCGCGGGTCGGCAGGGTCaaacctcccagctctgcagagcgtCTTCCCAGGcgatgtcccctgtccccccccccccggcagggaCGTGATCTCCCCTGGCCGTGCCACCCCACACTGGAGACACAAGGTCTGTCCCTCCAGCTTGGCAGCCAGGGGGATGGATCCCTTACGGGTTGTGCAAGGGACAGGCGAAGGCCCAGTTTCGTtccgctcccctccccactTTGTCCATCCGACGGGGACAAGCCGAGCCAGATGACCTTCTCTTGCCAGGCCAGCGCCTCCGGCTCATGGCACCAGCCCCGGCAGGGCTGTCACCGGGGTCCCGGCAGCCCAGGATGTGTCGCGGCGAGGCTGAGCACTGGTGGGCACAGGGGGGCTGGGACTCACTTGCCAGGCGGGATGGGGTCCCTGTGGTACCCGGCCGTGGGATGGACTGGCTCTGCTGCGCTACAGGCAGATGGATGGCGGGGCAGCCTGGAGGAGGTCTGCCCGGCTCCAGCCTGCTTTTGCAAAGCTTAAAAGCTTAATTTTGGTTGACTGGGGGAAGGTGCTGCCATCACTTTTGCAGTagcagcagcctcctcttccccagtgcAGATgcgtgcagggctggggctgctcgcTGCATCCCCTTGGCTTGGAGTggcccagggaagcagggctggggcagccagCCCACAGTAAAATTTAACACCCACccagccccttctcctcctcctcccgggTGGGAGAAGGGTGTCCCAGGGCTTGTTGCTTGGAGACTGCGAGGCCATTTTCTGCAGGATTTGGGTGCTGAGAGCCGGGCAAGGCAGGGGCACGGCTGCGAGCCGGGAGGAGCGTGGGGGAACAAACAGCTCCAAATCCAGCAAAGCCCTTGCGAACAGAGCGCAGGGAAAACTTGCAAGCGCATCGAATTTTCTCGCTGTGCCAGATTTTGTCACTGGCAAAGGCACTCGCGAGGAGAGGCCCAGCACGGTGTACCCTGCCAGGCAGGCAAGGTTGCTCCCACCATGGCACCCACTGCTTGAGCCGGGGCTTTTCGGGTCTGCGGGGCCAGCATGGATAAAAACCTCATGGAGGTTTTATATCTGGGGTATAGGAGGGTTGAAAGTTGGgaacaagacagaaaacagtCATATTTTTATCCATATGTTTGAATCATATCTGTTTCTAGCTAGTCTGTGCTACCCTCCTGTTTTCCTAGCAGCAGATTATTTGGGATGATTctgggagctggagggaagCACAGACTTAAATGTGTGTGAATTGTTAGTGCACATTGCAAAAAATCCTGCACAGCTGTAGTTGGGGCAAAAGGCCAGTTGGCTTCTCTGCCAAAAAACCTGCTTACATTTCCTCGGTGTCCAAAGACCTCAATGTTTGGGTGAAAACACCGgatccccctccccagcaccacccGGCTGTAGATGTGCTTTCGGGTtcatggcagggaggtggcatgGCAGCGGCGTGTGTCCCTCTGGAGAGATGGAGTTTCTCTTGGTTTAATTCTGGGTTTTGCTGGTGGGGTTTTGCCAGCAAGAGGCACACTTTGGGTTGACTTGCCGCAGCCCAAGAAATGgtcagaaagagggaaaagcacCTGCACATTACGGGTGGTGGCTGCTGTCCTGTGCGAAGGTGGATTTGGGGTTTCTGGTCCATGCTCTGACTGGCCCTGGACAACTCTTGGGCTGACGGGTGGCCCGGTGGGACATCCTGAGCATCCTCCTACGAGCTGGCCAAGGTGGGCTGCAGCATTGGGATGGCTGAGCATCCAAACCAGGAGCAGGCTAGGGACAGATTTTGGAGTCACCTGCCAGCCTTGAGTCCAAGACTTCACATGGCCTGTTGCATCCCGCCAGCCCCACCAGGACCCTGGTACCTGTTGGCTTCTCCAAACAAGGACTTCTCACCACCATGCCTGGTGCTCGTGGCCACCCACACCTGCAAGGTGACAGCTTCCAagttgctgtttttcttcttgtgccaTCCCGGCCACGTCGAGACCAATAACTTCCACTGAATCTGTTGGCTTAGAGAGCCCTGGGGTATCTTCCCTCCCTACAATTTGGGACCAAATCTCATCTCATTCAAGCTCCTGGAGTCCATGTCAGGGCAGGGCGGGCCACAAGCAGGGTCTGATACATCCTTTGCCATCATTTGGGGTCAGATGGTGGCTCTGGCCTTTGCTGGCTGGACTTCAGACGCTCTGCAGTAGTGCTGCACAGGGGGACCCATCCTTTGCATGGAAAGCTGAGctggaaggaatttttttttcccatctggcCAGGAGGGAAGAGCAACAAAAATGCCTTTCATCACCCTTGTCATCCTTGTTCTGGAGAAGAGAGCACAGTACATGCTGCGGGAAGGATGACTGACAGCTCAGTATGAAGCTGTTAAGCCCAGCACTTGGGGGATGTTGCTGGAAGTCACCCCTGGAGCAACGGGAAACCTACAGAGCAAGTgcctatataaatatatagatagAGATCTACAGGCTTTTCTGGCTGGAGCTGAAGTGCATTGCACCGAAATAGCACTCAGGGGCTGGCTGTTCCCATGTGTCGGGAGTCCAGCGATCCTGTGGGGCACAGGGAGCATCTCCTTCCCCTGCATCCCTGGaccgcagggctgggggctaCGGGGGACTCCCCAGCGCAGGGATGCAGCAGCGGAGAGGGCTGGCGGGGCTGGATTCATTGTTCTTGGAAGAAGCCAGGACATTTGGAGAGGAGAGACGTTTCCTTCCTGAAGGGCAGTGTGATGGTAAGCCGGTGCGCAGcgtgggaaggaaggaagagtgGAAGTGTGAGAAGAGCCGGTCACCCTTCGGATTTTGGACTGGACTCCTGTTAATGGGCGGAAGCCGGTTTCCAGTGCTGTGTGAGCCCCGGGCGCCCTTGGCTGCACATAGTTTTGCTTTCACCTCCTCCCCACACGGCTCAGGCTGCCTTCGGCCCCGtgcccctcctcctcttcctcctccccagcacctggACATTTCCAGCACCTTGAGCTCCCTCCCGCCTGCCTGTGGCCGGGGGGGAGCACCCAGCCAGAGCCCACCCGAGgctccctggctggcagggGATGGTGGGGAAGGATGAAGGGGTGTTCCTTGTGGCCGGGAGGGGAGCGAGGGGTGCAGGACCTGCCCCCAGTGATGGGGGTCCCTTCGGGCACCACGGCAGATGGCTAAAGGCTGTTGCGCCAGGTTGAATAACCTCATCCTGCGGCTCAGagtggaagggaggagggagggaggtggtcCCTGCCCTTTGGCTGGGGATGGGATGTCACCCCGGGTTGAGCGATGATGAGCCACATTTGCAGCggtgcctgcagagctgggttGCAGGGCTGAAGGGTCCGTCCGTCCATCCGCTGGGCTGTGTGCAGCTGTGCGATCAGGGCGGTGTACAGAGTTATTCTCTGCAATTTCCTCTGGCCTGCCGGAGACTGGTGCTCTCCATCCGTGCGATAAAAATTGGATGTGAAGAGCAATTATtacccctccccatccccactaGTATCCTGAGGGATTCATTTCCAGCGGGCTCGGGTGGAGCAGCCCGGGAATGATGGGTATCAGGTGAGCAAGCACAGAGGGGCTGCTGGAATCGCGTAGGGGATGGAGGTCAGCAAGGCAATGCTGAGTATGGATGCCCTGAGGGGGATTTCAGGCGGAGGGctcccaccctgcagcaccccgtGGCCCAGAAGGATGCCTGTACCGGGGCGGCAGCAAGGCATGGGGATACCTGGGGGCAAAATCCTGGGGGACAAATCCCAGCGCTGGTCCCGGCTATGCGGGAGTGTATCCGGCAGCTAGTCCAAGCAGGAACAGGCTGGCCAAGAGCTGAGTCATCCCTCCAGCGTGGAGGAGATCCCCCAAGGCCCCTCGGTTGCTGTTAAAAGGCAGTAGCAAGAGCGAGAGGCTGTGAAATGGCTCCGCCGAGAGCTCTGCTTCTTAGGCGGCCTCGGCCTCCGAGGAAGTGGGGATGCTCGATTTGGAGCATGAATTTCACAGACATCTGGAGCCTGTGGCTTATTTCTCAACGGCTCCTTGGCCgtatttctcctctgtttcggAGATAAAGGCGGTGAGGGTGACCCCATGGAGCGGGGGCTGCGGTGCTGGCCGCCCTCCAGCCAGCCCGGCTGGAGGAAATCGCAGCCCCGCTCTGTGCCACCGCCAAAGCAAATAGAAATGGGGCGTTAAACAATGCTGGGCACTAACCAGGGGAGATGTTGGCCACCGGCATCACTGCTGTGGGCAGGCTCCTCGTCTCCAGGAGAGTTTCCACTGgcatctctgcctcctctcccccgTGCCCAGCCAAAACCCTCCCATCAGGCAGCCCGAAGGCTTCatccaccctcctcctcctcctctccagcccttCCAAGAAGGCAGGACCACCCTGCGTGCCTTGGtggtgctggggccagggcaggaACTTGCTGGGTGCTGAAGGTAGGCAGGAGGGATGaagggtgaggaagaggagatgccCAGCTTGCAGCAGCCCTCCTGCTTCACCGTGGGCTCGCTGGAAGGACTTGGCTTAGTCATTCATCCCTTCCCTCGCTGGTAGGCTGAGCCACTGCTGAAAATATCCTGGAAGGCTCCCAAGCGGCACAGAAGgcaagaaaatgagaaacacatgaaggaagggaagaagggaagggatgggaagggaaggggagcggGCGCTGGCGGTTCCTGGAGGAGCGGGGCTCGGAGCAGGCGGTCCTGGCCACCCACCTCCCTGCTGGGGCCAGAGCAGGGACACCCCATCCCAGCCATCCTGGCAACGcctttggggagggggttgcACCtttggtgggtgctggggtgatGCTGATGCTCTGCACCAGTGTCTGTCCCCAAGCAGCGGCCTCGTCGGGGCCGGAGGATGCTGCCCTTCCCATGGGCGCTTCAGGGCGAGTTCATAGGAAATTGCTCACCCCAAGAAAATGCGTTCCCAGGAGCTCCACATCCTTTTGGCTGGTGCCCTGACCTTTTGGCCAGCACACGAGAAGCTCAGCGACACTCCAGCCACTCGCTGCGGGGCTTTCGCCGAGGTTTTAGCACTTCACTTTTAGCACTTGCGTAGGCTCCCAAGGCATGAGGTTGGTGCCTTGCTGCAGGCTGTGTCTGTGTCCGGCGGGTCGGGATCTGCGCAGTGTCTGTCAGCTGCTGCCATCTCGTGTTGCTCCATAAATCAGTCCCCAGATGGGGCTGGCCTTGCCATGAGGTTATGGCGGGCTGGCATCTCCCACTGACACTGGGTTTGCTTTCCTGCTCGCACAGGGCTGAGCGTGCCGGGATTTgaggtgaggggctggggaaCACGCGCTggccccttccctgcccgctgcctgtTCGAGCCCGGGGCCAAAACCATGTGAGCTGCAACCTGAGACCTGCCGAAGCCCTTGGAGAAATTCCTTTCCCATACGGTCACTGCGGTGGGAGCGCTGAGCCCAGCCAAAATATGGGGTGGGACGGGAGGAAAAGTCCTGAGTGGCCCTGGATGTCTCCGGGGCTTTACCGTCTGTCCCCCCGCATGCAGAACTGCGGCTCAGCATCTCGGCGGGGGCTGCGCTGGGTACCCATCACCCCTGGACTGCAATATCCCCCCTGCATACCCCAGCCCCGGAGcacccctcctgccttcccccagcTGCCAGGAAGGGGCTTGGGATGCCGAGGGATACCTGGAGGAAGGGCTGCGGCTGAGATCCCACGTCCCCGCTGAGCCCCCCCTaacccccctctcccctctgcccaggtCTCTCCCGCAGCGCTAGCCTCTCCGAGAAGGAGCTGAAGGAGGCGAAGGCGCAGAGCCAGAGGATTGCGGCGCAGCTCACCACGGCGCCCGGCCCCAGCTCCAAGGGCGTCCTGCTCTTCAACCGCCGCAAGCAGCGTGTCGACGGGCTCGCTGGGGCCGGGCATGGCAGAGGGCTACCGCTGAGCCCCGCGCCCCGGCCTCGGCAAGCAGCCATGGAGGAGGGCGAGGGGCAGAGGATGAAGCTGGAGCCCAACCAGCCTGACATCCCgggagaggtgctgcaggcaAACGCCTCCCCATGCCGGGAGTCGCCTGCCGAAGCCCAGCAGGTCCCACTTAGCATCTACCTGAAGGAGAATATGTCATCAGCCACCACCAACGGCGTGCAGGAGCAGGTGGCCAGAGGGATGGagagcggggtgggggggctcagGGATGCGGGAGCCCCTGCGGGGCCGAGCACGGCAGCTCTCGCTCTGCCGCAGAGCCCCGAGGAGGGGAAGAACGGTGAGGTGCCTGGCGAGGTGCCCAGCGCGCCAGCGGGGACGGCCACGGGGATGGCATCCCCAGCCAGCCGGGAGCAGAACGGGGCACGGGGCCGGCAGTACTACGAGGTCCATCTCACCCTGGCCAAGCCCAAACCCGTGAAGAACCGGACGGCCAGACCCTTTGGCACCCAGACATCCCCCACCAGTGGCCAGCCCGCAGAGGGAGCCCCCGCTGCCCGGCTGCCCCCGCCACCCACCTACGCGGAGACCCTGAGCAGCCCCCCGCCGCTCACCCGCGTCCGCTCGCCCCCCGCCTACTCGGCCCTGTACCCCCCCCGGGAGCAGAAGATGCTGCCAGGTGCCCCCCTGAGCTGCGGGGTGAGCGGACCGAACCCCCTGCCCAAAACAGGGATCCTAGAGGAGTCGGCTGCTCGGAGAGCCAGCAAAAAGTCCATGTTCACCTTCGTCGAGAAGCCGAAGCTGGGCCCCAACCCCGATCTGCTGGACCTGGTCCAGAGCGCAGACagcaggaagaagcagaaggagCAGGGGGAGCCTGGTGCCGAGGACGAGCCCTTTGCCCTCGGGGCTGAAGCTGCCAACTTTGTCCCCAACAGTGTGGCCAGGGGCGGGCAGCACCTCCCGCCGCCGGCTGACGATGCTCCAGCGTGGTCCTCCTGCCTCAAGTCCCCCACCATCCAGCCCAAGCCGAAGCCGCAGCCCAGCCACAACCTCAGCGAAGCGAGAGGGAAAGGGGCCGAGCTCTTTGCCCGCCGGCAGTCCAGGATGGAGAAGTTCATCATTGAGGCTCCCTCCCAGCCCGAGCTGCTGCGGTCCCCATCACCCACCAtgtccctgcctccctcctggAAGTACGATGCCAATGCTTGCCTGTCACCCATGGTCTCCAGACACCCCTCTAAGAGTCCCTCCAGGCCCGCCAAAACCCCCCCAGCATCTCTGTATGGTGGCAACCTGATGGAGAATGAGGTCTCTCAGAAGGAGCTAGAGATCTCCAAGCACCAGCCCTACCAGCTCCAGTCTTCACTCTTCATCCTCTCCCCATCTAAGGGGCCAGCAAGGTCCATGCCCCGGGAGATGCCTCCGCCCAGACCCTCTCTTCCTGATGCCTACCCCTACCTGCAGCAAACCTCCTGCCCGACCTCTCCGTTGCCTCCTTCCCCTGTTTGGCATCCCCCCACTGTGCCCGGCGCTGGCCAGACCacctccagccccctccccagcaccgccggggctctgcccctgACCCACGGCAGCCGTGCCAGTCCTGGAGCCGAGGTACTGCTGGCCTCCCCGTGCCGCCTGCTGCCGCCCCGAGCAAAGGGGGGCTTCCAGGCGCCCCGGCCCTCCTACTCCACCAGGAACGCCGGCATCGAGCCGCAGGTGTGGAAACCTTCTTTTTACTACAAGTAGTGGTGGTGGAGAGAAAATCACAAGGGTTTTAGGCTTCCCTCCGCCAGCCGAGTCCTCCCTAACTGCTCATGGGTATGCCAAAAGCTGACCCAACcacaaaaaaagggggaaaaaagaaaaggaaatagaaaaaagaagtagCTGAGAGGCTGCAGTGCCAGGACTATGGGTGAGACAGGCACTGCCGAGCCCCCGGTGTAATGGAAGCCAAGGCGTCCGAGGGAGGCGGCAGAAGTTCGGGACATAGAGCCCGCGGGATCCCAAAGAGCTGTCAGGAGCCTGCCCGTCCCACGGGGCCGCCGgcactttctctctt
This DNA window, taken from Grus americana isolate bGruAme1 chromosome 14, bGruAme1.mat, whole genome shotgun sequence, encodes the following:
- the SYNPO gene encoding synaptopodin isoform X2, which encodes MGPLGGKASGNCWREPGRLDGDVLVPVLDGSSLASTAEPAAPPKCLGSATELSPAAASPTTDPSQEWKVVKIQRVLINPAGLSRSASLSEKELKEAKAQSQRIAAQLTTAPGPSSKGVLLFNRRKQRVDGLAGAGHGRGLPLSPAPRPRQAAMEEGEGQRMKLEPNQPDIPGEVLQANASPCRESPAEAQQVPLSIYLKENMSSATTNGVQEQVARGMESGVGGLRDAGAPAGPSTAALALPQSPEEGKNGEVPGEVPSAPAGTATGMASPASREQNGARGRQYYEVHLTLAKPKPVKNRTARPFGTQTSPTSGQPAEGAPAARLPPPPTYAETLSSPPPLTRVRSPPAYSALYPPREQKMLPGAPLSCGVSGPNPLPKTGILEESAARRASKKSMFTFVEKPKLGPNPDLLDLVQSADSRKKQKEQGEPGAEDEPFALGAEAANFVPNSVARGGQHLPPPADDAPAWSSCLKSPTIQPKPKPQPSHNLSEARGKGAELFARRQSRMEKFIIEAPSQPELLRSPSPTMSLPPSWKYDANACLSPMVSRHPSKSPSRPAKTPPASLYGGNLMENEVSQKELEISKHQPYQLQSSLFILSPSKGPARSMPREMPPPRPSLPDAYPYLQQTSCPTSPLPPSPVWHPPTVPGAGQTTSSPLPSTAGALPLTHGSRASPGAEVLLASPCRLLPPRAKGGFQAPRPSYSTRNAGIEPQERRPSLPTSPTWTPRLAWRPGSLDGWASPASVPELDEGPPMSPPWSERSLSPLRQDADPRASRQMQARLARNIINAARRKSSSPKAVGPEGSRPFTPIPAGPPSLPQSPRLVRAEGSRAPALQATSSVLGSLGSPSSTHKSPLRSPRADGPQFCPSPGMPRATWAEGHRLLLPPGMSSCPVPGLSPCPKSPLPSPVVGGRSLAKRCTSRSPTDSDVSLDSEDSGAKSPGIHSFNLCPRGWTGSLRLKPGGLPSGAPCTS
- the SYNPO gene encoding synaptopodin isoform X1, producing MLKAKIWQPCLQTQPGCPTPGKAVQNPCVCGTAEGEAEGDTGCWQERGSRGGQRYHHLRDAAASELVEQEGWMGPLGGKASGNCWREPGRLDGDVLVPVLDGSSLASTAEPAAPPKCLGSATELSPAAASPTTDPSQEWKVVKIQRVLINPAGEPRKAGLSRSASLSEKELKEAKAQSQRIAAQLTTAPGPSSKGVLLFNRRKQRVDGLAGAGHGRGLPLSPAPRPRQAAMEEGEGQRMKLEPNQPDIPGEVLQANASPCRESPAEAQQVPLSIYLKENMSSATTNGVQEQVARGMESGVGGLRDAGAPAGPSTAALALPQSPEEGKNGEVPGEVPSAPAGTATGMASPASREQNGARGRQYYEVHLTLAKPKPVKNRTARPFGTQTSPTSGQPAEGAPAARLPPPPTYAETLSSPPPLTRVRSPPAYSALYPPREQKMLPGAPLSCGVSGPNPLPKTGILEESAARRASKKSMFTFVEKPKLGPNPDLLDLVQSADSRKKQKEQGEPGAEDEPFALGAEAANFVPNSVARGGQHLPPPADDAPAWSSCLKSPTIQPKPKPQPSHNLSEARGKGAELFARRQSRMEKFIIEAPSQPELLRSPSPTMSLPPSWKYDANACLSPMVSRHPSKSPSRPAKTPPASLYGGNLMENEVSQKELEISKHQPYQLQSSLFILSPSKGPARSMPREMPPPRPSLPDAYPYLQQTSCPTSPLPPSPVWHPPTVPGAGQTTSSPLPSTAGALPLTHGSRASPGAEVLLASPCRLLPPRAKGGFQAPRPSYSTRNAGIEPQERRPSLPTSPTWTPRLAWRPGSLDGWASPASVPELDEGPPMSPPWSERSLSPLRQDADPRASRQMQARLARNIINAARRKSSSPKAVGPEGSRPFTPIPAGPPSLPQSPRLVRAEGSRAPALQATSSVLGSLGSPSSTHKSPLRSPRADGPQFCPSPGMPRATWAEGHRLLLPPGMSSCPVPGLSPCPKSPLPSPVVGGRSLAKRCTSRSPTDSDVSLDSEDSGAKSPGIHSFNLCPRGWTGSLRLKPGGLPSGAPCTS
- the SYNPO gene encoding synaptopodin isoform X4; the encoded protein is MSRLRRHWGSRQQGEALLPCQHLKRLSRSASLSEKELKEAKAQSQRIAAQLTTAPGPSSKGVLLFNRRKQRVDGLAGAGHGRGLPLSPAPRPRQAAMEEGEGQRMKLEPNQPDIPGEVLQANASPCRESPAEAQQVPLSIYLKENMSSATTNGVQEQVARGMESGVGGLRDAGAPAGPSTAALALPQSPEEGKNGEVPGEVPSAPAGTATGMASPASREQNGARGRQYYEVHLTLAKPKPVKNRTARPFGTQTSPTSGQPAEGAPAARLPPPPTYAETLSSPPPLTRVRSPPAYSALYPPREQKMLPGAPLSCGVSGPNPLPKTGILEESAARRASKKSMFTFVEKPKLGPNPDLLDLVQSADSRKKQKEQGEPGAEDEPFALGAEAANFVPNSVARGGQHLPPPADDAPAWSSCLKSPTIQPKPKPQPSHNLSEARGKGAELFARRQSRMEKFIIEAPSQPELLRSPSPTMSLPPSWKYDANACLSPMVSRHPSKSPSRPAKTPPASLYGGNLMENEVSQKELEISKHQPYQLQSSLFILSPSKGPARSMPREMPPPRPSLPDAYPYLQQTSCPTSPLPPSPVWHPPTVPGAGQTTSSPLPSTAGALPLTHGSRASPGAEVLLASPCRLLPPRAKGGFQAPRPSYSTRNAGIEPQERRPSLPTSPTWTPRLAWRPGSLDGWASPASVPELDEGPPMSPPWSERSLSPLRQDADPRASRQMQARLARNIINAARRKSSSPKAVGPEGSRPFTPIPAGPPSLPQSPRLVRAEGSRAPALQATSSVLGSLGSPSSTHKSPLRSPRADGPQFCPSPGMPRATWAEGHRLLLPPGMSSCPVPGLSPCPKSPLPSPVVGGRSLAKRCTSRSPTDSDVSLDSEDSGAKSPGIHSFNLCPRGWTGSLRLKPGGLPSGAPCTS
- the SYNPO gene encoding synaptopodin isoform X3: MQQRRGLAGLDSLFLEEARTFGEERRFLPEGQCDGLSRSASLSEKELKEAKAQSQRIAAQLTTAPGPSSKGVLLFNRRKQRVDGLAGAGHGRGLPLSPAPRPRQAAMEEGEGQRMKLEPNQPDIPGEVLQANASPCRESPAEAQQVPLSIYLKENMSSATTNGVQEQVARGMESGVGGLRDAGAPAGPSTAALALPQSPEEGKNGEVPGEVPSAPAGTATGMASPASREQNGARGRQYYEVHLTLAKPKPVKNRTARPFGTQTSPTSGQPAEGAPAARLPPPPTYAETLSSPPPLTRVRSPPAYSALYPPREQKMLPGAPLSCGVSGPNPLPKTGILEESAARRASKKSMFTFVEKPKLGPNPDLLDLVQSADSRKKQKEQGEPGAEDEPFALGAEAANFVPNSVARGGQHLPPPADDAPAWSSCLKSPTIQPKPKPQPSHNLSEARGKGAELFARRQSRMEKFIIEAPSQPELLRSPSPTMSLPPSWKYDANACLSPMVSRHPSKSPSRPAKTPPASLYGGNLMENEVSQKELEISKHQPYQLQSSLFILSPSKGPARSMPREMPPPRPSLPDAYPYLQQTSCPTSPLPPSPVWHPPTVPGAGQTTSSPLPSTAGALPLTHGSRASPGAEVLLASPCRLLPPRAKGGFQAPRPSYSTRNAGIEPQERRPSLPTSPTWTPRLAWRPGSLDGWASPASVPELDEGPPMSPPWSERSLSPLRQDADPRASRQMQARLARNIINAARRKSSSPKAVGPEGSRPFTPIPAGPPSLPQSPRLVRAEGSRAPALQATSSVLGSLGSPSSTHKSPLRSPRADGPQFCPSPGMPRATWAEGHRLLLPPGMSSCPVPGLSPCPKSPLPSPVVGGRSLAKRCTSRSPTDSDVSLDSEDSGAKSPGIHSFNLCPRGWTGSLRLKPGGLPSGAPCTS